A stretch of the Acidobacteriaceae bacterium genome encodes the following:
- a CDS encoding amidase family protein, with amino-acid sequence MGRSRREFLAQSSMGLIGAVVAGEAEIAEGQASGSPQTPTTPGAPPAFGTAAPVGPEVTPATFAEAEKLVQVTMSPAHRAEVAGNWRESMAAVYERRTGPRKVAIEYGDAPATVWNPRLTLMEPEPAADEKRVRTELGVGYVPLSGSEQDIAFASVRQLAAMIAGKMITSERLTKIYLERLKRFNPKLNCVITLCEEHALEQARAADKEIAAGKYRGPLHGIPWGAKDLLDTAGIRTTWGAEFYRDRVPTKDATVTQRLNEAGAVLVAKLSLGALALNDVWFGGQTKNPWLLEEGSSGSSAGPGAAVAAGLVGFAIGSETQGSIISPSMRCGVTGLRPTFGRVPRTGAMTLSWTCDKLGPMARSVEDTRMVLNVISGFDPSDTGSVASQPIGGGADVKSLRVGYIESWMHEAPATDVDRHALEVVKQLGMTAVPVTLPNWAYDSLNIILFAEAAAAFEKITLDGEVDQLKMQVPDAWPNTFRQSRFLSAVDFVQADRLRRKVALEIARVFKDVDLLLVPSLRDEQLVIFNFTGHPSLTLRAGFVEVSEARSDWAPDPKHPLPKFNPPRRVPHGVTLVGRLFDEGTLCAAGVALEKAFNVAQERPAGF; translated from the coding sequence ATGGGACGTTCGCGGCGGGAGTTTCTTGCGCAGAGTTCGATGGGATTGATTGGTGCCGTAGTAGCAGGTGAAGCGGAGATCGCCGAGGGGCAGGCGTCTGGGAGTCCGCAGACACCGACGACGCCGGGAGCTCCGCCGGCGTTTGGCACGGCGGCTCCGGTGGGGCCGGAGGTGACGCCGGCGACGTTTGCGGAAGCGGAGAAGCTGGTGCAGGTGACGATGTCGCCGGCGCATCGTGCGGAGGTGGCAGGGAACTGGCGGGAGTCGATGGCTGCGGTTTACGAGCGCAGGACCGGGCCGCGGAAGGTGGCGATTGAGTATGGGGATGCGCCGGCGACGGTGTGGAATCCGCGATTGACTCTGATGGAGCCGGAGCCCGCTGCGGATGAAAAGCGTGTGCGAACGGAACTCGGCGTCGGGTACGTGCCACTCTCTGGAAGCGAGCAAGACATTGCATTTGCCTCTGTAAGGCAACTTGCGGCGATGATCGCAGGCAAGATGATTACGTCGGAACGACTGACGAAGATTTACCTGGAGCGGCTGAAGCGCTTCAATCCAAAGCTGAACTGCGTGATTACGTTGTGCGAGGAGCACGCGCTCGAGCAGGCACGCGCGGCGGACAAAGAGATTGCAGCAGGCAAATATCGTGGGCCTTTGCATGGGATTCCATGGGGGGCGAAGGATTTGCTGGATACAGCGGGGATTCGGACGACGTGGGGAGCGGAGTTTTATCGCGACCGCGTGCCGACGAAGGACGCGACGGTTACGCAGCGCTTGAATGAGGCTGGCGCGGTCTTGGTGGCGAAGTTGAGTCTGGGTGCGCTGGCGTTAAATGATGTGTGGTTCGGCGGGCAGACGAAGAATCCCTGGCTGCTGGAGGAGGGATCGTCTGGGTCGAGCGCGGGACCGGGTGCGGCGGTGGCGGCGGGACTGGTGGGCTTTGCGATTGGGAGCGAGACGCAGGGATCGATTATTTCGCCGAGCATGCGCTGCGGTGTGACCGGATTGCGGCCGACGTTCGGACGCGTGCCGCGGACGGGTGCAATGACGTTGAGCTGGACGTGCGACAAGCTGGGGCCGATGGCGCGCAGCGTCGAGGACACGCGGATGGTGCTGAACGTGATCTCGGGATTTGATCCGAGCGACACGGGGAGTGTGGCCTCGCAGCCGATTGGCGGGGGCGCAGACGTGAAGTCGCTGCGTGTGGGGTACATCGAGAGCTGGATGCATGAGGCGCCGGCGACGGATGTGGATCGGCATGCGCTGGAGGTGGTGAAGCAGCTGGGGATGACGGCGGTTCCGGTGACGCTGCCGAACTGGGCGTATGACTCGCTGAACATCATCCTGTTTGCGGAGGCTGCGGCGGCGTTCGAGAAGATCACGCTGGATGGCGAGGTCGATCAGTTGAAGATGCAGGTGCCAGACGCGTGGCCGAATACTTTCCGGCAGTCGCGCTTTTTGAGTGCGGTTGACTTTGTGCAGGCGGACCGGCTGCGGAGAAAGGTTGCGCTGGAGATCGCGAGAGTGTTCAAGGATGTTGATCTGTTGCTGGTGCCGAGCTTGCGTGATGAGCAGCTGGTTATCTTCAACTTTACGGGGCACCCGTCGCTGACGTTGCGTGCGGGATTTGTAGAGGTGAGCGAGGCGCGGAGCGACTGGGCTCCGGACCCGAAGCATCCGCTGCCGAAGTTCAATCCGCCGCGCAGAGTGCCGCATGGCGTGACGCTGGTTGGAAGACTGTTCGACGAAGGGACGCTGTGCGCGGCCGGTGTCGCGCTGGAGAAGGCGTTCAATGTTGCACAGGAGCGGCCGGCCGGGTTCTGA
- a CDS encoding glycoside hydrolase family 28 protein — protein sequence MLHRSGRPGSDKMEVARRKVARVDEVSVKTILFVGAALLLPVGVASAQSGKVCAVQQYGAKGDGSTLDTAAIQKAIDDCAASGGGVVRLAGAANFVSAPLVLKSHITLEIAAGTTLEGSTNHDDYLEIEQFHDKGRQSLLSAMNAEDITIRGGGVIDGRGESWWVNPHQTRPRLIVFDHCKHVVMENVTVENSPMWQIVPYYSDDLTFRNMKVLAPLPAGHNTDGIDPFSSGNILIDHVTIDTGDDNVAIKSGQPGSPGPDAPSHDITIRDCVFLKGHGMSVGSEVAGGVQHVHVERVQFKGTTQGIRLKSGRDRGGDLSDFSYKDITMEGVGTAIQITDYYGGDRAGAVTATTMPVTRLTARFDGIHIENLKVTGAKVAMDVEGLPEAPIKNLVLDNVQIQAAKAGKIFYAQVQSRGLKIMSADGEPLTVGTGVTGSLK from the coding sequence ATGTTGCACAGGAGCGGCCGGCCGGGTTCTGACAAGATGGAAGTGGCGCGTCGAAAGGTCGCGCGCGTCGATGAGGTGAGCGTGAAGACGATTCTGTTTGTGGGTGCGGCACTGTTGTTGCCGGTGGGTGTGGCTTCGGCGCAGAGCGGCAAGGTATGCGCGGTCCAGCAGTATGGCGCGAAGGGGGATGGGTCGACTCTGGACACGGCGGCGATTCAGAAGGCGATTGATGATTGTGCGGCGAGCGGCGGTGGTGTGGTGCGGCTGGCGGGTGCGGCGAATTTTGTGAGCGCGCCGCTGGTGCTGAAGAGCCATATCACGCTGGAGATTGCTGCAGGGACGACGCTCGAGGGGAGTACGAATCACGATGACTATCTCGAGATTGAGCAGTTTCATGACAAGGGCCGGCAGAGTCTCTTGAGCGCGATGAATGCCGAGGACATCACGATTCGCGGCGGCGGGGTGATTGATGGACGGGGCGAAAGCTGGTGGGTGAATCCGCACCAGACGCGGCCGCGGCTGATTGTGTTCGATCACTGCAAGCATGTGGTCATGGAGAATGTGACGGTCGAGAACTCGCCGATGTGGCAGATCGTGCCGTACTACTCGGATGATCTGACGTTTCGGAACATGAAGGTTCTGGCGCCGCTGCCAGCTGGGCACAACACGGACGGGATCGATCCGTTCAGCTCCGGGAACATCCTGATCGATCATGTGACGATCGACACGGGTGATGACAACGTGGCGATCAAGAGTGGACAGCCCGGTTCTCCGGGGCCGGATGCGCCGTCGCATGACATCACGATCCGGGATTGCGTGTTTTTGAAGGGCCACGGGATGAGCGTCGGCAGTGAGGTCGCAGGCGGCGTGCAGCATGTGCATGTAGAGCGCGTGCAGTTCAAAGGGACGACGCAGGGTATCCGGCTGAAGAGCGGGCGCGATCGCGGCGGTGACTTGAGCGATTTCAGCTACAAGGACATCACGATGGAGGGCGTAGGGACTGCGATTCAGATCACGGACTACTACGGTGGCGATCGTGCGGGTGCTGTTACCGCCACGACGATGCCGGTCACGAGACTGACGGCGCGCTTTGATGGCATTCACATTGAGAACTTGAAGGTGACCGGAGCGAAGGTGGCGATGGACGTCGAGGGGCTGCCAGAGGCACCGATCAAAAATCTAGTGTTGGACAACGTGCAGATCCAGGCAGCGAAGGCCGGCAAGATC
- a CDS encoding DUF503 domain-containing protein: MPLATLTLELAIEHAQSLKDRRQVVRSLKEKLRHSFNISIAELDDAMIWNRATLGIAAISNSASYLAGQLREVESAARRLAVGLGCDIIESWLDSDVHLESPD; the protein is encoded by the coding sequence ATGCCGCTCGCCACCCTCACCCTCGAGCTCGCCATCGAACACGCGCAGTCCCTCAAAGACCGCCGCCAGGTCGTCCGCTCGCTCAAGGAAAAACTCCGCCACAGCTTCAACATCTCCATCGCCGAGCTCGACGACGCCATGATCTGGAACCGGGCCACCCTTGGCATCGCCGCTATCTCCAACTCTGCCAGCTACCTCGCCGGTCAGCTCCGCGAGGTAGAATCCGCCGCCCGTCGCCTCGCCGTTGGTCTGGGATGCGACATAATAGAGTCCTGGCTCGACTCAGATGTGCACCTCGAGTCACCCGATTGA